A single genomic interval of Candidatus Eisenbacteria bacterium harbors:
- a CDS encoding MFS transporter, whose product MPGDRTHALRFVVLLGFVSLFADMTYEAARSINGPFLAILGASGAAVGIVAGLGELIGHGLRIVSGHISDRTKRYWTITILGYSVNLLAVPALALAGRWETAAFLMMIERLGKAVRAPARDAMLSHATHSMGRGLGFGLHEMMDQIGAMAGPLLVTAIFAMGGSYRGAYAILLVPALLALLVLVLGRAAYPHPSKLEKPPSEPKGGGVSRLFWLYLAAIALVAAAFADFPLIAFHLKSKAVLEDKWIPLLYAFAMGVDAIAAIFFGRWFDRKGMLSLILAVAVASLFALFAFSLRPWAVVLGMALWGIGMGAQESIVRAAVADFVPRERRATGYGIFHTGFGVAWFLGSATMGVLYDRSIPALVVFSIVLQFLSLPLLARVHRMRSARP is encoded by the coding sequence ATGCCGGGGGATCGTACGCACGCGCTTCGCTTCGTCGTTCTTCTCGGGTTCGTGAGCCTCTTCGCGGACATGACGTACGAGGCGGCGCGGAGCATCAACGGTCCCTTCCTCGCGATTCTGGGCGCGAGCGGCGCGGCCGTCGGGATCGTCGCGGGGCTCGGCGAGCTCATTGGACACGGGCTTCGGATCGTCTCGGGCCACATCAGCGATCGCACGAAGCGCTACTGGACGATCACCATCCTCGGCTACTCCGTGAATCTCCTCGCTGTACCGGCGCTCGCGCTCGCCGGGCGCTGGGAAACCGCGGCGTTTCTCATGATGATCGAACGTCTCGGGAAGGCGGTGCGGGCGCCGGCGCGCGACGCGATGCTCTCCCACGCGACGCATTCGATGGGGCGTGGGCTCGGGTTCGGCCTCCACGAGATGATGGACCAGATCGGAGCGATGGCGGGACCCTTGCTCGTGACCGCCATCTTCGCGATGGGAGGGAGTTACCGGGGCGCATACGCGATCCTGCTCGTCCCCGCGCTCCTCGCGCTCCTCGTCCTCGTGCTCGGGCGCGCGGCGTATCCGCACCCCTCGAAGCTCGAGAAGCCGCCGAGCGAACCGAAAGGCGGCGGCGTGTCGCGTCTCTTCTGGCTCTATCTCGCGGCGATCGCTCTCGTGGCCGCCGCTTTCGCGGACTTCCCTCTCATCGCGTTTCATTTGAAGTCCAAAGCGGTGCTCGAGGACAAGTGGATTCCTCTCCTCTACGCCTTCGCCATGGGCGTCGACGCGATCGCCGCGATCTTCTTCGGTAGATGGTTCGACCGTAAAGGAATGCTCTCGCTGATCCTGGCCGTCGCCGTAGCGTCGCTGTTCGCTCTCTTCGCGTTTTCACTCCGGCCGTGGGCCGTCGTCCTGGGGATGGCGCTGTGGGGGATCGGGATGGGCGCGCAAGAGAGCATTGTGCGCGCGGCGGTCGCGGACTTCGTTCCGAGAGAGCGCCGCGCGACCGGTTACGGAATCTTCCACACGGGATTCGGCGTCGCCTGGTTTCTCGGGAGCGCGACGATGGGCGTCTTGTACGACCGTTCGATCCCGGCTCTCGTCGTCTTCTCGATCGTTCTCCAGTTCCTCTCGCTCCCGCTGCTCGCGCGGGTGCACCGGATGCGGTCCGCTCGTCCGTAA